In the genome of Armatimonadota bacterium, one region contains:
- a CDS encoding SDR family oxidoreductase: MATFLVTGGAGFIGSNITRALLEAGDTVRVLDNFATGRRENLSDIEESIALFEEDIRDLEAIRPAFEGADYVLHQAALPSVPRSVKDPVSTTEANVNGTLNVLIAARDAGVKRVVIASSSSVYGSNPELPKHEGMRPLPISPYAASKLADEAYAASFTHVYGLETVCLRYFNVFGPRQDPTSQYAAVIPLFVTLLLKGERPTIFGDGEQSRDFTYVANVIQANIRAATSPGGSGQAFNIACGARISLNELLAHLNDIIGTNIEPIYAEARAGDVKHSLADISAAREAFGYDPQVGTREGLERVVEWYRQAGG, from the coding sequence ATGGCAACTTTCCTCGTCACAGGCGGCGCCGGGTTCATCGGCTCCAATATCACCCGGGCATTGCTCGAAGCCGGCGATACCGTGCGGGTGCTCGACAATTTCGCCACGGGACGCCGCGAGAATCTCTCCGACATCGAAGAGAGCATTGCCCTTTTCGAGGAGGACATCCGGGACCTGGAGGCGATTCGCCCGGCCTTCGAAGGCGCCGATTATGTCCTCCATCAGGCTGCGCTGCCCTCGGTTCCGCGCTCGGTCAAAGACCCTGTGTCCACCACGGAAGCGAATGTGAATGGCACCCTGAATGTGCTTATCGCTGCCAGGGACGCGGGTGTGAAGCGAGTAGTCATCGCCTCCTCGTCATCGGTGTACGGCTCCAATCCCGAACTGCCGAAACACGAGGGCATGCGACCGCTGCCGATCTCGCCATACGCCGCTTCGAAGCTTGCAGATGAGGCGTATGCGGCGTCCTTCACTCACGTGTACGGACTTGAGACAGTCTGCTTGCGGTACTTCAACGTTTTTGGGCCGCGTCAGGACCCCACCTCGCAGTATGCGGCAGTGATCCCCTTGTTCGTCACACTCCTGCTCAAGGGCGAGCGCCCGACTATCTTCGGTGACGGCGAGCAGTCGCGGGATTTCACTTACGTGGCCAATGTAATCCAGGCTAATATCCGCGCGGCCACATCGCCGGGAGGGTCTGGACAAGCCTTCAACATTGCCTGCGGGGCCCGGATCAGCCTGAACGAACTGCTGGCGCACCTCAATGACATCATCGGGACGAACATCGAACCGATTTATGCGGAGGCAAGGGCCGGCGACGTGAAGCATTCGCTAGCGGATATCTCGGCTGCCCGCGAAGCCTTCGGGTACGACCCGCAAGTGGGCACGCGCGAAGGTCTCGAGCGCGTGGTCGAATGGTATCGGCAAGCCGGCGGCTGA
- a CDS encoding sugar transferase translates to MIHPPWQAYPTLPPGPGRYSGARGRTSRRQLKSRARQAGRTQGGSRVGRAIKRLLDIIGASLGLVILSPVIALVALAIWLNMGTPVVFRQVRPGYKGRLFTIYKFRTMRNATGPDGRPLPDEQRLTTLGKIIRKTSMDELPQLVNVIKGEMSFVGPRPLLTAYLERYSPEQARRHDVPPGITGWAQVNGRNAISWEQKFEYDVWYVDNWSLLLDLRILALTLLKVVRPEGISQAGSATMEEFMGSPATSENGESDQAQTKDA, encoded by the coding sequence ATGATCCACCCACCTTGGCAAGCGTACCCAACCCTGCCACCGGGTCCGGGCAGGTATTCCGGGGCCCGAGGCCGAACAAGCCGCAGGCAACTCAAGAGCCGTGCCCGGCAAGCGGGCCGAACCCAGGGAGGAAGTAGAGTGGGCCGTGCGATCAAGCGACTTCTCGACATCATCGGCGCATCTTTGGGCCTGGTGATTCTCTCCCCCGTCATCGCCCTGGTGGCTCTGGCGATATGGCTCAACATGGGAACTCCTGTGGTCTTCCGGCAAGTGCGCCCGGGCTACAAGGGCCGGCTCTTCACCATCTACAAATTCCGCACCATGCGGAATGCTACTGGGCCGGACGGCAGGCCGCTCCCGGACGAACAACGCCTGACCACGCTGGGCAAGATCATCCGAAAGACTAGCATGGATGAGCTTCCCCAGTTGGTGAATGTGATCAAGGGCGAGATGTCCTTCGTGGGCCCCAGGCCGCTGCTGACTGCCTATCTGGAGCGCTACAGCCCTGAACAGGCGCGACGGCATGACGTCCCGCCGGGCATTACCGGCTGGGCTCAGGTCAACGGTCGGAACGCCATATCCTGGGAGCAGAAATTCGAGTACGATGTGTGGTATGTGGACAATTGGAGTCTCCTCCTCGACCTGCGCATACTCGCTCTCACTCTCCTGAAGGTGGTTCGTCCCGAAGGCATCTCCCAAGCCGGATCAGCGACCATGGAGGAGTTCATGGGCTCGCCGGCAACTTCAGAGAACGGCGAATCAGATCAAGCGCAGACCAAAGACGCATAG
- a CDS encoding Gfo/Idh/MocA family oxidoreductase, which yields MIRVGCVGCGAWGKNLLRVWNETEGARLAAVARSDVSRLDQILEQYPSARGFASFEDLVADPSVDLVSIATPPSTHYEIARQALLAGKHVFVEKPMCLDPADARALAELADKRGLTVMVGHLMEHSGPVQAIRELIDSGRLGTLRHLHFQRLKLGRVRREENVLWSFAPHDLSIASYWLQRVPRTVRAVGHCYIQPDIEDIVFMDGLYEDGVSLHVHVSWLHPESVRKVVIVGSSGMVIWDDMAAGQKVHFSASGIGTDLSNIESESEPIGYSDTQPLQAECASLIHCIESGQRPVNDAWDGVRVVEMLAAADRSLQTNQPFTLA from the coding sequence ATGATCCGTGTGGGATGCGTCGGTTGCGGGGCCTGGGGAAAGAACCTGCTGCGTGTCTGGAATGAAACCGAGGGCGCGCGTTTGGCCGCGGTTGCGCGGTCCGATGTTTCGCGTCTCGACCAGATACTGGAGCAGTACCCGTCCGCGAGGGGCTTTGCGAGCTTCGAAGACCTTGTGGCGGACCCGTCCGTGGATTTGGTGTCCATCGCCACGCCGCCGTCGACTCACTATGAGATCGCGCGGCAGGCGCTGCTGGCAGGGAAGCACGTGTTCGTTGAGAAACCCATGTGTCTTGACCCGGCCGACGCCCGCGCACTGGCAGAACTCGCGGACAAGAGGGGCCTGACGGTCATGGTCGGGCACCTGATGGAGCACAGCGGGCCAGTCCAGGCGATTCGAGAACTCATCGATTCTGGGCGTCTGGGAACGCTGCGTCACTTGCACTTCCAGCGCCTCAAGCTCGGTCGTGTGCGGCGGGAGGAGAACGTGCTTTGGAGCTTCGCGCCTCACGACCTGTCCATCGCAAGCTACTGGCTCCAGCGGGTGCCTCGAACTGTGCGGGCCGTCGGACACTGCTATATCCAGCCGGATATCGAAGATATCGTGTTCATGGATGGCCTGTATGAAGACGGTGTCTCCTTGCACGTGCATGTGTCCTGGTTGCATCCGGAGAGCGTACGCAAGGTTGTGATCGTCGGCTCGTCCGGCATGGTCATCTGGGACGACATGGCGGCTGGGCAGAAGGTGCATTTCTCGGCGTCCGGCATCGGAACCGATCTAAGTAACATAGAGTCTGAAAGTGAACCAATCGGTTACAGCGACACCCAGCCTCTGCAGGCCGAGTGCGCCAGTCTCATCCACTGCATCGAGTCGGGCCAGCGCCCGGTGAACGATGCGTGGGACGGTGTTCGGGTAGTGGAGATGCTCGCCGCCGCCGACCGGTCCCTGCAAACGAACCAACCGTTCACACTCGCCTGA
- a CDS encoding NTP transferase domain-containing protein, whose product MRNDSKHKVCFEVGGVPIILRALANYEACGINHHIIVVGALGEQVLQTVGARVPNVSFAYQPEPRGTGNAARCGVRMLQDTGYDGLVFVVVGDRLVAPHIIHRLADTMRETDSDLVFLVGRKEDNPTSGRVVYDGDGNAAAIVETSEIALSSVVAELEALCEANDARLSPETVLECIRRRFSSDQKARKACGELFTRSASGETLTADEMRALLAPLRASTTITLWTDGEPTSVAAADVEAGATEANLSGYLFRAAALYEALESLNSDNAQGEEYLTDCIKYMASSRIKNGRPRFRVRTVCVDNPDDSMGFNTPEELAEIERKLRLGGQGDEEYVEPEDIETSGALRPAGEWRRILAENGPDVRALFETIYGPAPDLHETKRGEFLAALDEFIRLHGEDREAFIVRSPGRVNLMGRHIDHRGGNTNVIAISDEIIMVAAPRRDDHITLANTLDAVFERREFSISRDIASLDWSDWLSCVNSPKTLALVSSGDWSHYVRAAALRLQERFRGTPLLGADIVTHGTIPVGSGLSSSSAVVVGAAEVLVAVNHLPVRPNIMVDLCGEGEWFVGTRGGAADHAAIKCCRRGQVAHVGFFPFEINEFLSFFEGKSVVVCNSGVQAKKNQGARYTYNKRVLEYVAGEAIIRQLMPEFAPSIHHLRDVRPDNLGISLADLYEVLKQLPVEITRKGLLERYGPFDAEFTRKIKDLLNTLGDEEVVLNIRGVVLYGLAEVERAKRCIEHLRSGDAEGFGRLWFISHDGDRVVAHDDQLREVPWEYDVGDDYFDALIADLRSGEPERIARAQIHLQPGKYACSTREIDLIVDIARRQPGILGAQIAGAGLGGCCMILAQDDACEALIAELAEHGFAAKRYCSVEGAGVINLAEAQGVSKP is encoded by the coding sequence ATGCGCAACGACTCAAAGCACAAGGTCTGCTTCGAGGTTGGCGGGGTCCCCATTATCCTGCGGGCCCTGGCGAACTACGAGGCCTGCGGGATCAACCACCACATCATTGTTGTGGGCGCACTGGGTGAGCAGGTTCTCCAAACGGTGGGCGCGCGCGTGCCCAATGTGAGTTTCGCCTACCAGCCCGAACCCCGCGGAACCGGCAACGCAGCTCGCTGCGGCGTCAGGATGCTCCAGGACACGGGCTATGACGGCCTGGTATTCGTCGTTGTCGGCGACCGGCTAGTAGCCCCCCACATCATTCACCGCCTGGCCGACACCATGCGGGAGACCGACAGCGACCTGGTGTTCCTCGTTGGCCGCAAGGAAGACAACCCAACCTCGGGACGAGTCGTGTACGATGGTGACGGAAACGCGGCTGCCATCGTCGAGACCAGCGAGATCGCGCTGTCCAGCGTCGTGGCGGAACTCGAGGCGCTGTGCGAAGCCAACGACGCTCGGTTGTCGCCCGAAACGGTGCTGGAGTGCATCCGGCGCCGCTTCAGCTCGGACCAGAAGGCCCGCAAGGCCTGCGGCGAGCTTTTCACCCGCTCCGCAAGCGGCGAGACACTGACCGCGGACGAGATGCGGGCTTTGTTGGCACCCCTGCGCGCAAGTACGACGATCACCCTCTGGACGGATGGAGAGCCCACGTCCGTGGCAGCGGCGGACGTGGAGGCTGGAGCCACCGAGGCCAACCTCTCAGGCTACCTGTTCCGCGCGGCGGCACTCTACGAGGCGCTGGAGTCGCTGAATTCCGACAACGCTCAGGGCGAGGAGTACCTCACTGACTGCATCAAGTACATGGCGTCCTCGCGCATCAAGAATGGCCGTCCCCGATTTCGGGTGCGCACGGTCTGTGTTGATAACCCCGACGATTCCATGGGCTTCAACACCCCCGAAGAGTTGGCCGAGATCGAACGCAAACTGCGTCTCGGCGGCCAGGGGGACGAGGAATACGTGGAACCTGAAGATATTGAGACCAGTGGAGCGCTTCGTCCCGCCGGCGAATGGCGGCGCATTCTCGCCGAGAACGGCCCGGATGTGCGAGCGCTCTTCGAGACCATCTACGGGCCGGCACCGGACTTGCACGAAACCAAACGCGGGGAGTTCCTGGCAGCGCTCGATGAGTTCATCCGGCTGCATGGCGAGGACCGCGAAGCTTTCATCGTGCGGTCGCCCGGACGAGTGAACCTGATGGGGCGACACATCGATCACCGGGGCGGCAACACGAACGTCATCGCCATCAGCGACGAGATCATCATGGTCGCCGCACCCCGCCGAGATGACCACATCACGCTTGCCAACACCCTAGACGCGGTCTTCGAACGCCGGGAGTTTTCCATCTCGCGCGATATTGCCTCACTGGACTGGTCGGACTGGCTGTCGTGTGTAAACAGCCCAAAGACGCTGGCGCTGGTGAGCAGCGGGGACTGGTCTCACTACGTGCGCGCGGCGGCATTGAGGCTGCAGGAGCGCTTCCGAGGCACCCCTTTGCTCGGGGCGGACATCGTCACCCACGGGACGATTCCGGTAGGGTCGGGGCTGAGTTCGTCTTCTGCGGTAGTGGTTGGGGCGGCCGAGGTGCTCGTGGCCGTGAACCACCTGCCGGTGCGGCCGAACATCATGGTGGACCTGTGCGGTGAGGGCGAGTGGTTCGTGGGCACTCGAGGCGGCGCGGCGGACCACGCTGCCATCAAGTGCTGTCGTCGGGGGCAAGTCGCCCATGTGGGCTTTTTCCCCTTTGAGATCAACGAGTTCCTCTCGTTCTTCGAGGGGAAGTCGGTTGTGGTCTGCAATTCCGGAGTGCAGGCAAAGAAAAACCAGGGCGCCCGATACACCTACAACAAGCGTGTGTTGGAGTACGTAGCGGGCGAGGCGATTATTCGCCAGCTGATGCCCGAATTCGCGCCATCAATCCACCATCTGCGGGACGTCCGCCCTGACAACCTGGGCATCAGCCTCGCGGATCTGTACGAGGTTCTCAAGCAGCTTCCTGTCGAGATCACGCGGAAAGGGTTACTGGAGCGCTATGGGCCCTTCGACGCCGAGTTCACCAGGAAAATCAAGGACCTTCTGAACACGCTGGGCGATGAAGAAGTCGTCCTGAACATCCGCGGCGTGGTTCTCTACGGGCTCGCGGAAGTGGAGCGCGCCAAGCGGTGCATTGAGCACCTGCGCTCCGGCGACGCTGAGGGATTCGGCCGACTGTGGTTCATCTCCCACGACGGCGACCGGGTCGTCGCTCACGACGATCAGCTTCGTGAAGTGCCCTGGGAGTATGATGTGGGCGACGATTACTTCGACGCACTCATCGCTGACCTGCGCAGCGGCGAGCCGGAGCGCATCGCCCGCGCTCAGATCCACCTTCAGCCCGGCAAGTACGCCTGCAGCACTCGAGAGATCGACCTGATTGTGGACATCGCGCGGAGGCAGCCGGGCATTCTCGGCGCGCAGATCGCCGGCGCGGGTCTGGGAGGCTGCTGCATGATTCTTGCCCAGGATGATGCCTGCGAGGCGCTCATTGCCGAACTGGCAGAGCACGGTTTCGCCGCGAAGCGCTATTGTTCCGTCGAGGGTGCGGGTGTCATCAACCTGGCTGAAGCCCAGGGGGTCAGCAAGCCATGA
- a CDS encoding acetyltransferase, translating to MADVVVLGAGGLGVEVAEAVQAAIDDGADFNLLGFLDDRDELQGTQIIGLPIVGKGDWIAGHPQVRVIPGIGHPRSRFRAVQRLTAIGATWETVVHPAAQFSRSATIGTGSVVLAGAIVSARVVMGDFTLLYYLASAAHDTVMQDFASAMPQAALSGSVTVGTGTFIGVHAAVRQGVRVGEWTILGAGAVAVKDVPPLCVAMGVPAAPRKTYDTPDEMPGI from the coding sequence ATGGCTGATGTCGTGGTGCTTGGAGCAGGCGGACTTGGCGTCGAAGTTGCCGAGGCTGTACAAGCAGCAATAGATGACGGAGCGGACTTCAATCTGCTGGGATTCCTGGACGACCGGGATGAACTGCAGGGCACCCAGATCATTGGGCTACCCATTGTGGGCAAGGGGGACTGGATCGCGGGGCATCCTCAAGTCCGCGTCATTCCCGGCATCGGCCACCCCCGCAGCCGCTTCCGGGCCGTCCAGCGGCTCACGGCAATCGGGGCAACCTGGGAGACGGTGGTCCACCCGGCCGCCCAATTCTCCCGCTCTGCAACCATTGGGACAGGTTCCGTGGTCCTCGCCGGGGCCATCGTCTCAGCGCGCGTCGTGATGGGTGACTTCACCCTCCTGTACTACCTGGCATCCGCCGCCCATGACACAGTGATGCAGGACTTCGCCTCCGCAATGCCCCAGGCGGCTCTCTCGGGATCGGTGACCGTGGGCACGGGGACATTCATTGGAGTGCACGCGGCGGTGAGACAAGGCGTGAGAGTAGGCGAGTGGACCATCCTCGGCGCGGGCGCGGTGGCTGTGAAGGATGTGCCGCCGCTATGCGTGGCCATGGGTGTACCGGCGGCTCCACGGAAAACTTACGACACGCCTGACGAGATGCCGGGGATCTGA
- a CDS encoding SLBB domain-containing protein yields MIRLGLIAVLLGAAVATVAPAADLVNNAYVLRTGDTIAVTVWNHPEFSMTGVQIRPDGKFMHPYAGEISAAGKTPGRLAGELRQALLKELRNPVVSVDIVEYREDRVFVVGAVKNPGSYVMREPFTVQQALASAGGASPTADMSNALLISPAGERTTVNLDAEMSVDPAAPRTPVVGGSTLIVYERREERVAVLGAVQTPGMFRIPEKGLRLHDALALAGGYLPTADPSQAKFTRAGSETTVIDLRRIAEDINDPANLRLVDGDAILVPVAVPQTIAVLGQVNEPGVKTLNRDKVTRLSDAVGMAGGITAVGDPSAASLLRADGTILKVALDQVLSGQQGAADLVLASGDTLFIPDLPDYTVLGTVQTPGRHTLLPGTRVSAAIAASGGLLGDPRRAEASIVRQDGSVIPVDLRGVLDEKNPGADIALAPGDTLLVRTLDRGQVAVLGAVRQPGRYPLGEARKLVDLIAIAGLTSETSNVADLMRDDGTLVSIDLDAVLIDRKPEFNISLRDGDTLVVRSAALNVSVLGAVAQPNRYAMRRGNRFADALAAAGGLTANADRNQAKVIRMRGETLLVDPSLAMSGDAPGANPLLEDGDIIVIDTAQIRVAVLGEVAQPAHVGLRPGARVSDALATAGGLAPGSRAQSAKLMRADGTVENVDLRAILRDASNAANIVLREGDTILVETADLQVAVLGEVAVPGHRRLLVGARVSDALAASGGLAAGSRAQSVSVLRPDGTTVEVPIADAMNAPDSVRNLVLLDGDTLFVETKTVGVTLLGELARPGYVELPPGSKLSDALAAAGGANTNKPLKPAKLVRRSGETVEIDLDAVLDRLDPDANVTMLDGDTVILSAEERAEVAVLGQVTTPSKVRVYTGSRVSDVIAGAGGLAANADAATATLMREDGTVLAVDLDGIFVRNDPAANVPVRGGDTLVVGTSLRGFAAVVGAVRNPGLYSVHTGDRLSDLYAKGGGATSDAEPERAVLRRADGTQVEVNVLELLSGAGDNLLLAKGDVLFVPTRTQGDVAILGAVTTPGRYPVGRGERFSAAVARAAGLSVPGVGTATLMRADGTLTTIDVAAAMARPGSDADPVILSGDTIVVNALDPVTVAGAVQQPGTYTLIGEGRVSWALARALGVKDTAALDKASITSKDGSRTEVDLRPILQGEAGAIDPKLKPGDTLVVPAADYRVSVVGHLNRPGRFPFQPGARVLDAIALAEGISETARADKATILRGGKTIEVDLARIQSDRSDEQNLLLEDGDTVVVGSLQLPEVAVLGQVAREGHYTLRSGARLSQAIAQAGGFTSTAATDCVKLVRNGEQQFIDMSMIDRGSEVPVDPLLQDGDLIIVSESMHRVTILGLVKNPGNYTFKKGDRLVDVLGEAGGWIERQGAPNRAILVRKLPDGRLGAAEISPLRTALRGDQKGNPLLQDGDIIYIPQVSRMTFSGILNTLFQGSSFVRLLITD; encoded by the coding sequence ATGATACGCCTGGGCCTGATCGCCGTTCTGCTCGGGGCGGCGGTAGCGACTGTCGCGCCGGCTGCGGATCTGGTCAATAACGCCTACGTCCTGCGGACCGGCGATACCATCGCCGTCACCGTCTGGAACCACCCCGAGTTCTCAATGACCGGGGTGCAGATCCGTCCCGACGGCAAGTTCATGCACCCCTACGCGGGCGAGATTTCGGCTGCCGGGAAGACCCCAGGAAGGCTCGCAGGCGAATTACGCCAGGCGCTACTCAAGGAACTGCGCAACCCCGTAGTGTCGGTGGATATCGTGGAGTATCGCGAGGACCGGGTGTTTGTGGTCGGTGCTGTCAAGAACCCGGGCTCCTACGTGATGCGCGAACCTTTCACCGTCCAGCAGGCGCTTGCCAGTGCGGGCGGTGCGTCCCCGACCGCGGATATGTCCAATGCGCTCCTGATCAGCCCCGCAGGGGAGCGCACCACCGTGAACCTCGACGCTGAGATGTCCGTGGACCCTGCTGCGCCGCGTACGCCGGTCGTTGGTGGGTCCACCCTTATCGTGTATGAACGCCGCGAGGAGCGGGTCGCGGTCCTGGGAGCTGTGCAGACGCCCGGTATGTTCCGGATTCCTGAAAAGGGCTTGCGGCTGCACGATGCCCTGGCGCTGGCGGGCGGCTACCTGCCCACCGCTGACCCGTCCCAGGCCAAGTTTACACGCGCCGGGAGCGAGACGACGGTCATCGATCTGCGCCGAATCGCCGAAGATATCAACGATCCGGCAAACCTGCGCCTCGTTGACGGCGACGCGATCCTCGTTCCCGTGGCGGTTCCGCAGACCATCGCGGTGCTTGGGCAGGTGAATGAGCCAGGAGTCAAGACGCTCAACCGCGACAAGGTGACGCGGTTGTCAGACGCCGTGGGCATGGCCGGCGGGATTACGGCGGTTGGAGACCCATCGGCTGCATCACTCCTGCGGGCGGATGGAACCATTCTCAAGGTCGCTCTCGATCAGGTCCTCAGCGGGCAGCAGGGCGCTGCTGATCTTGTCCTTGCGTCGGGCGACACCCTCTTTATTCCCGACCTGCCTGACTACACGGTCCTGGGCACAGTGCAGACGCCAGGGCGTCATACACTCTTGCCGGGAACGCGCGTTTCCGCGGCTATCGCGGCGAGTGGCGGCTTGCTGGGCGATCCGCGTCGCGCTGAAGCGTCGATCGTCCGGCAGGACGGGTCGGTGATCCCAGTCGACCTGCGCGGGGTGCTCGACGAGAAGAACCCCGGCGCGGATATAGCCCTTGCTCCCGGCGACACGTTGCTCGTTCGCACGCTGGACCGGGGCCAGGTTGCCGTTCTCGGAGCGGTGCGACAGCCGGGGCGTTACCCCTTGGGCGAAGCACGAAAGCTGGTAGATCTCATCGCGATCGCGGGTCTGACAAGTGAGACCTCCAATGTGGCCGACCTCATGCGCGACGATGGGACGCTGGTGTCCATCGATCTCGACGCCGTGCTGATCGATCGCAAGCCCGAGTTCAACATTTCCCTGCGCGACGGCGATACCCTGGTGGTTCGAAGCGCTGCCCTGAATGTATCGGTCCTGGGCGCCGTTGCGCAGCCCAACCGGTACGCCATGCGCCGCGGGAACCGGTTCGCCGATGCCCTCGCGGCCGCCGGCGGTCTGACTGCGAATGCGGACCGCAACCAGGCGAAAGTAATCCGGATGCGCGGGGAGACCCTCTTGGTCGACCCGTCACTGGCGATGTCCGGCGACGCGCCCGGGGCCAATCCGTTGCTTGAGGACGGCGACATCATCGTCATCGACACCGCGCAGATCCGTGTGGCGGTGCTGGGTGAGGTAGCGCAGCCCGCACATGTGGGCTTGCGGCCCGGGGCTCGGGTGTCGGACGCCCTGGCAACTGCCGGTGGGCTTGCTCCCGGCTCACGCGCTCAGTCTGCAAAGCTCATGCGGGCCGACGGAACCGTAGAGAATGTGGATCTGCGTGCGATCCTGCGCGACGCCAGCAATGCGGCCAACATCGTGCTTCGTGAGGGTGACACCATCCTGGTGGAAACCGCAGACCTGCAGGTCGCGGTGCTGGGCGAGGTCGCTGTCCCGGGGCACCGGCGTCTGCTTGTGGGAGCCAGAGTATCCGACGCGTTGGCTGCATCGGGTGGCCTTGCAGCGGGATCTCGAGCCCAGTCGGTAAGCGTCTTGCGGCCTGATGGCACCACGGTTGAGGTCCCGATCGCGGACGCGATGAATGCGCCTGACTCCGTGCGGAACCTCGTGCTGCTCGACGGCGACACGCTCTTCGTTGAGACAAAGACCGTGGGCGTGACGCTTCTTGGCGAACTGGCCAGGCCCGGGTACGTGGAACTGCCGCCGGGCTCGAAGCTGTCCGATGCCCTGGCAGCTGCGGGCGGCGCCAATACCAACAAGCCGCTCAAGCCCGCGAAGCTGGTGCGGCGATCGGGTGAGACAGTTGAGATCGACCTGGACGCGGTGCTGGATCGCCTCGATCCGGATGCGAACGTTACCATGCTCGATGGAGACACAGTGATTCTGAGTGCTGAAGAGCGGGCCGAGGTCGCGGTGCTTGGGCAGGTCACAACCCCCAGCAAGGTTCGGGTGTATACAGGGTCGCGTGTGTCTGATGTCATCGCCGGCGCCGGCGGGCTCGCCGCGAATGCGGACGCCGCGACTGCGACCCTGATGCGCGAAGACGGCACCGTGCTGGCCGTGGACTTGGACGGGATTTTCGTGCGCAATGACCCGGCAGCGAACGTTCCGGTGCGTGGCGGAGACACCTTGGTGGTCGGAACTTCCTTGCGCGGTTTCGCCGCCGTGGTTGGCGCAGTGCGCAATCCGGGGCTGTATTCGGTGCATACGGGCGACCGCCTGTCCGATCTTTACGCCAAGGGCGGCGGCGCGACCAGCGACGCCGAACCGGAGCGAGCGGTGCTGCGGCGGGCTGACGGCACGCAAGTTGAAGTCAACGTGCTGGAACTGCTATCCGGTGCGGGTGATAACCTGTTGCTGGCCAAAGGCGATGTGCTCTTTGTGCCCACGCGCACCCAGGGCGACGTTGCCATTCTCGGTGCGGTCACAACGCCGGGGCGCTATCCCGTAGGGCGAGGAGAGCGGTTCTCTGCGGCCGTGGCACGTGCGGCTGGTCTCAGCGTACCTGGGGTTGGAACGGCTACACTCATGCGGGCCGATGGCACCCTGACCACCATTGACGTTGCGGCAGCGATGGCGCGACCCGGCAGCGATGCCGACCCGGTCATTCTCTCGGGCGACACCATCGTCGTCAACGCTCTCGACCCCGTGACCGTCGCCGGCGCGGTGCAGCAGCCGGGCACCTATACGTTGATCGGTGAGGGGCGAGTCTCGTGGGCCCTGGCGCGCGCGCTCGGAGTGAAGGACACCGCTGCTCTGGACAAGGCGTCTATCACCAGCAAGGACGGCAGCAGGACTGAGGTTGATCTTCGACCCATTCTTCAGGGGGAAGCGGGGGCGATTGACCCGAAACTGAAGCCTGGCGACACCCTTGTGGTGCCTGCTGCAGACTACCGGGTCTCAGTGGTAGGGCATCTCAACCGCCCCGGTCGCTTCCCGTTCCAACCGGGAGCCCGAGTCCTTGACGCGATCGCGCTTGCGGAGGGAATCTCGGAAACAGCGCGCGCAGACAAAGCTACGATCCTGCGCGGTGGGAAGACCATCGAGGTTGATCTGGCGCGGATTCAAAGCGACCGGAGCGACGAGCAGAACCTGCTTCTGGAAGATGGCGACACTGTGGTCGTGGGAAGTCTCCAGTTGCCGGAAGTCGCCGTGCTTGGGCAGGTGGCGCGGGAGGGACACTATACGCTGCGGTCCGGCGCCAGACTGTCCCAGGCAATTGCCCAGGCGGGCGGTTTCACGAGCACGGCAGCCACCGACTGCGTGAAACTTGTGCGCAATGGGGAGCAGCAGTTCATCGATATGTCGATGATCGATCGTGGGTCCGAGGTTCCGGTCGATCCCCTTCTGCAGGATGGAGACTTGATCATCGTCTCGGAATCAATGCACCGTGTCACGATCCTCGGCCTCGTGAAGAACCCCGGGAACTACACTTTCAAGAAGGGCGACCGGCTAGTGGACGTACTCGGGGAGGCCGGGGGGTGGATCGAGCGTCAGGGAGCGCCCAACCGCGCGATTCTCGTCCGCAAGCTGCCCGACGGCCGGCTCGGAGCAGCAGAGATCAGTCCGCTGCGAACCGCGCTCAGGGGCGACCAGAAGGGCAACCCATTGTTGCAGGATGGCGATATCATCTACATCCCGCAAGTGTCTCGCATGACATTCTCCGGAATCCTGAACACGCTCTTCCAGGGCTCCAGCTTCGTGCGACTGTTGATCACGGACTGA